The proteins below come from a single Chryseobacterium sp. MA9 genomic window:
- a CDS encoding sensor protein KdpD, which translates to MSSAKDFLELIQKSRKGKFKIYIGMSAGVGKTFRMLQEAHSLLRNGIDVKIGYIETHGREETVELVEGLPEIERKSVFYKGKNLEEMDLQAIINEHPEVVLVDELAHTNVEGSKNKKRWQDVLEILDNGINVISAMNIQHIESLNEEVKKITGVEVAERVPDKILALADEVVNIDLTADELLTRLKEGKIYKKEKIQTALSNFFQSGHILQLRELALKEVATHVERKVETEIKTENFKPIKFLACISSNEKIAKTIIRKTARLASYYNSPWTVLYVQKPSENPEKIALDKQRYLINNFNLAQELGAKVVRVKESSVYNGILEYVIAHNITTVCIGKPHASFWQRMLGYSWIYTLMNRLNERQIDIIILS; encoded by the coding sequence ATGTCATCAGCAAAAGATTTTTTAGAACTTATCCAGAAATCCCGTAAAGGAAAATTCAAAATTTATATCGGGATGAGTGCAGGTGTAGGAAAGACCTTCCGTATGCTTCAGGAAGCGCATTCCCTTTTGCGGAATGGCATTGATGTAAAGATTGGCTATATAGAAACCCATGGCCGGGAAGAAACCGTGGAGCTGGTAGAAGGACTTCCTGAGATTGAAAGAAAATCGGTCTTTTATAAAGGAAAAAATCTTGAGGAAATGGATCTTCAGGCCATTATCAATGAACATCCTGAAGTAGTTTTGGTTGACGAACTTGCTCATACCAATGTAGAAGGTTCCAAAAATAAAAAAAGATGGCAGGATGTCCTGGAAATCCTTGATAACGGAATCAATGTCATCAGTGCCATGAATATCCAGCACATCGAAAGCCTGAATGAAGAAGTCAAGAAAATCACTGGAGTAGAAGTAGCAGAGCGGGTTCCAGACAAGATTCTTGCACTTGCAGATGAAGTAGTTAATATTGACTTAACGGCTGATGAACTGCTGACCCGCTTAAAAGAAGGGAAAATCTATAAAAAAGAAAAAATTCAGACGGCACTCAGTAATTTCTTCCAGAGTGGGCATATTCTACAACTTCGTGAGCTGGCTCTAAAAGAAGTGGCTACCCATGTAGAAAGGAAGGTGGAAACGGAGATCAAAACTGAAAATTTTAAACCCATAAAATTCCTGGCCTGTATCAGCAGCAACGAGAAAATTGCCAAAACGATTATCAGGAAAACAGCGAGATTAGCCAGCTACTATAACAGTCCATGGACTGTTTTGTACGTTCAGAAGCCATCTGAAAATCCGGAAAAAATTGCACTTGATAAACAGCGGTATTTAATTAATAATTTTAATTTAGCACAGGAATTGGGCGCCAAAGTAGTCCGGGTCAAAGAAAGCAGTGTTTATAATGGGATACTGGAATATGTGATTGCCCATAATATCACAACGGTCTGCATTGGAAAGCCTCATGCCAGTTTCTGGCAGCGAATGCTGGGCTACAGCTGGATCTATACCCTCATGAACAGGCTGAATGAAAGACAGATAGATATTATTATTTTATCATAA
- the kdpC gene encoding potassium-transporting ATPase subunit KdpC produces the protein MKNHIVSAFRLTLVMLVVTGIYLAVVYAGSKILPNKGNGEIVYNKGQKLYANIGQEFKSEKYFHGRPSSVNYNAAGSGGSNKGPSNKEYLEIVQKRIDTLKIDNPQMGGVKVPVELVTASGSGLDPDISEEGALYQAKRIAKVRDISEEQVKSLINNQTEKPFLGLFGPSKVNVLKLNIALDQLK, from the coding sequence ATGAAAAATCATATTGTTTCAGCATTCAGATTAACTCTTGTAATGTTGGTGGTTACAGGTATTTATCTGGCAGTTGTATATGCAGGTTCTAAAATACTTCCCAACAAAGGAAACGGAGAAATTGTTTACAATAAAGGGCAGAAATTGTATGCCAATATCGGGCAGGAATTTAAATCTGAAAAATACTTTCACGGCCGTCCTTCATCTGTCAATTATAATGCAGCAGGAAGTGGGGGAAGCAACAAAGGTCCAAGCAACAAGGAATATCTGGAGATTGTACAAAAAAGAATTGACACTTTAAAAATAGACAATCCTCAAATGGGAGGTGTGAAAGTCCCTGTAGAACTGGTTACTGCCAGTGGTAGCGGACTGGATCCTGATATTTCTGAAGAAGGAGCTTTGTATCAGGCAAAGAGAATTGCTAAAGTGAGAGATATTTCAGAAGAGCAAGTTAAAAGCTTAATTAATAATCAAACTGAAAAGCCTTTCTTAGGACTTTTCGGACCATCAAAAGTAAATGTTCTGAAGCTTAATATCGCTTTGGATCAATTAAAATAA
- a CDS encoding porin, with product MFFSKAQSSDSLKIGNKVTFSAYAELFYTYDFNEPGNHMRQNFLYSYNRHNEVNLNLGLVKASYQSENLRANVALMAGTYAQDNMAAEQNALRYVNEANIGIKISKNKNLWIDAGIMPSHIGWESAIGKDNINLTRSFAAENSPYFETGAKISYTSDNGKWFLSGLVLNGWQRIAKPEGNQSISFGYQVTYKPNDKITLNSSSFIGNDKAKEDKRMRYFHDLYGSFQLTDQFSAVLGFDIGAEQKSKGSEQYSIWYSPNVLMKYQLDSKWALAGRLEYYNDKNGVIINTETPNGFQTFGYSLNVDYAIFKNVVFRTEARGFTAKDAIFAKNDEFRKGNFFITTSLAVWF from the coding sequence ATGTTTTTCTCAAAAGCCCAATCATCAGATTCATTGAAAATAGGGAATAAAGTGACATTTTCCGCTTATGCAGAACTTTTTTATACCTATGATTTTAATGAACCGGGCAATCATATGCGTCAAAACTTTTTATACTCATATAACAGACACAATGAAGTGAATCTTAATCTGGGATTGGTTAAGGCCAGCTATCAGAGTGAAAATCTCCGTGCCAATGTAGCTTTAATGGCAGGAACTTATGCCCAGGATAATATGGCTGCTGAACAAAATGCACTGCGTTATGTCAATGAAGCCAATATCGGGATCAAAATTTCTAAAAATAAAAACCTGTGGATTGATGCAGGGATCATGCCATCTCATATCGGCTGGGAAAGTGCTATAGGAAAAGATAATATCAATCTGACCCGAAGTTTTGCTGCCGAAAATTCTCCCTATTTTGAAACAGGCGCCAAAATTTCTTATACTTCAGATAATGGAAAATGGTTTTTAAGCGGATTAGTATTGAATGGCTGGCAGAGAATTGCAAAACCGGAAGGAAATCAGAGTATTTCTTTCGGATATCAGGTGACCTATAAACCTAATGATAAAATTACCCTGAACAGCAGTTCATTTATTGGGAATGATAAAGCTAAAGAAGACAAAAGAATGCGCTATTTCCATGATTTGTATGGAAGCTTTCAGCTGACAGATCAGTTTTCCGCGGTATTGGGATTTGATATCGGAGCAGAGCAGAAATCAAAAGGAAGTGAGCAGTATAGTATCTGGTACAGCCCGAATGTTCTGATGAAATATCAATTAGACAGCAAATGGGCGCTGGCAGGAAGATTAGAATATTACAATGATAAGAACGGTGTGATTATTAATACCGAAACTCCTAATGGATTTCAGACCTTCGGATATTCTCTTAACGTAGATTATGCGATCTTTAAAAATGTAGTTTTCCGTACAGAGGCAAGAGGCTTTACTGCTAAAGATGCCATTTTTGCGAAAAATGATGAATTTAGAAAAGGAAATTTCTTCATTACAACAAGTCTTGCAGTCTGGTTTTAG
- the kdpB gene encoding potassium-transporting ATPase subunit KdpB has protein sequence MKNQSQTLFQRDLVNEAIKQSFVKLNPKIMFKNPVMFLVEIGTIVMFIVSMFSLTGDKTQGSFSYNFLVFIILFFTVLFANFAEAIAEARGKAQADTLRKTREETPAKLVVDNKPGFQVETRLKMSAEMTLGDIFLCEAGDQIPMDGEIIEGLATIDESAITGESAPVIREAGGDKSSVTGGTKVLSDRIKVKVTTKPGESFLDKMIALVEGASRQKTPNEIALTILLAGFTLTFIIVTLTLKPFADYAQTPITIAAFISLFVCLIPTTIGGLLSAIGIAGMDRALRANVITKSGKAVETAGDIDVLLLDKTGTITIGNRKATQFHPSNGIQLDKFIKASALSSVADETPEGKSIIELSALKSEDLLVANPTYIDFTAETRTSGIDFDETRIRKGAYDTIKKLTEKAGNIFPQETQDAVTKISENGGTPLVVAVNEKVWGVIELQDIIKTGIQERFQRLRKMGVKTVMVTGDNPLTAKFIAEKAGVDDFIAEAKPEDKMNYIKKEQQEGKLVAMMGDGTNDAPALAQADVGVAMNSGTQAAKEAGNMVDLDNDPTKLIEIVEIGKQLLMTRGTLTTFSIANDVAKYFAIIPALFITFIPSLQKLNIMNLHSPETAILSAVIFNAVIIPFLIPLALKGVAYKPIGASALLRRNLLIYGLGGVIVPFIGIKIIDLVISLFY, from the coding sequence ATGAAAAATCAGTCACAAACATTGTTTCAGAGAGATTTGGTAAACGAAGCCATAAAACAGTCCTTCGTAAAGCTGAATCCGAAAATTATGTTTAAAAATCCAGTAATGTTCCTGGTGGAGATCGGAACCATTGTCATGTTTATTGTAAGCATGTTCAGTCTTACTGGTGATAAAACCCAGGGAAGCTTTTCCTATAACTTTTTAGTATTTATTATTTTATTTTTCACCGTTCTGTTTGCCAATTTTGCAGAAGCTATTGCAGAGGCAAGAGGAAAAGCACAGGCTGATACGCTCAGAAAAACAAGGGAAGAAACTCCAGCCAAATTAGTGGTTGATAATAAACCCGGATTTCAGGTAGAAACAAGACTGAAGATGTCTGCTGAAATGACATTAGGTGATATTTTCCTTTGTGAAGCCGGAGATCAGATTCCTATGGATGGTGAGATTATTGAAGGTCTTGCAACCATTGATGAGTCTGCCATTACCGGAGAAAGCGCACCTGTAATCCGTGAAGCCGGAGGAGACAAAAGTTCTGTAACAGGAGGTACAAAAGTACTGTCAGACAGAATTAAAGTAAAAGTAACTACAAAACCCGGAGAATCCTTCTTAGATAAAATGATTGCTCTTGTAGAAGGAGCATCAAGACAGAAAACACCTAACGAAATCGCATTAACCATACTTCTGGCAGGATTTACCCTTACATTTATCATTGTTACCCTCACTTTAAAGCCTTTTGCAGACTATGCGCAGACTCCGATTACCATAGCGGCATTTATATCTCTTTTCGTTTGTCTTATTCCGACAACAATCGGTGGTCTGCTTTCTGCAATCGGTATTGCGGGGATGGACAGAGCATTGAGAGCAAATGTAATTACAAAAAGTGGTAAAGCAGTAGAAACCGCGGGAGATATTGATGTTTTACTGCTTGATAAAACCGGAACAATTACCATCGGGAACCGTAAGGCAACTCAATTTCATCCTTCAAACGGAATTCAGCTAGACAAATTTATTAAAGCTTCCGCACTAAGTTCTGTAGCCGATGAAACTCCGGAAGGAAAATCAATCATTGAACTGAGCGCTTTGAAATCCGAAGATTTGCTGGTTGCCAATCCTACGTATATCGATTTTACAGCGGAAACGAGAACTTCAGGAATTGATTTTGATGAAACAAGAATCCGTAAAGGTGCTTATGATACGATAAAAAAACTGACTGAAAAAGCCGGGAATATCTTCCCACAGGAAACCCAGGATGCGGTGACCAAAATTTCTGAAAACGGAGGAACACCTTTGGTAGTAGCCGTAAATGAAAAAGTATGGGGTGTTATTGAACTTCAGGATATCATCAAAACAGGAATCCAGGAACGTTTCCAAAGACTGAGAAAAATGGGAGTGAAAACGGTAATGGTAACCGGAGATAACCCTTTGACAGCAAAATTCATTGCAGAGAAAGCTGGAGTAGATGATTTTATCGCTGAAGCTAAACCTGAAGATAAAATGAATTACATCAAGAAGGAACAGCAGGAAGGTAAGCTGGTGGCCATGATGGGTGATGGTACAAATGATGCTCCGGCGCTGGCTCAGGCAGATGTAGGTGTTGCAATGAATAGTGGAACACAGGCTGCAAAAGAAGCGGGTAATATGGTAGACCTTGATAACGACCCTACAAAATTGATCGAAATCGTGGAAATCGGGAAGCAGCTGCTAATGACAAGAGGAACCTTAACGACTTTCAGTATTGCTAATGACGTTGCGAAATATTTTGCCATTATTCCGGCACTCTTTATCACTTTTATTCCTTCGCTTCAGAAGTTGAATATTATGAATCTTCACAGTCCGGAAACAGCCATATTATCAGCAGTTATTTTCAATGCAGTAATTATTCCGTTCCTGATTCCGCTAGCGTTGAAAGGTGTGGCTTACAAACCAATTGGCGCAAGCGCATTATTGAGAAGAAACCTTTTGATTTATGGTCTTGGCGGGGTAATCGTTCCGTTCATCGGGATCAAAATCATTGATCTGGTAATCAGTTTATTCTATTAA
- the kdpA gene encoding potassium-transporting ATPase subunit KdpA has protein sequence MNTEILGIIAMFAVTLVIGIFLGKYIANVYGYKKTFLDPVFEPIEKLIYKISGINPARQMNWKQNMYAMLAINLIWFIIGFLLLLNQAWLPLNPDGNPNMSPDLAFNTTISFLVNCNLQHYSGETGVSYLSQLYLMFLQFVTAATGMAAMAVLFKAFKEKTSTELGNFYDYFTKSMIRILVPISVIVALILSVNGSPMTFEGKDHIITLEGQKADVSRGPVSAFVAIKHLGTNGGGFFGANSAHPLENPNYITNMTEMVTQMIIPFALVFALGFYLNKRKLSWVIFTVMTVGFLALTIPNVVNETSGNPLITQMGADSSLGAMEGKEIRFGSASSGYWSIATTVISTGSVNSMHDSTMPLSGMNELLAMMINCFYGGCGVGILNYFIFIILAVFISGLMVGRTPEFMGKKIEAKEMKIAMIVALFHPFLILAGTALTAYLPEFGAKTLNNPGFHGFSEMLYEFTSSAANNGSGFEGLGDNTPWWNISTGIVLLLSRFIPIIGPVAIAGLLAQKKYIPESSGTLKTDTATFGFMTLAVILLIAALSFFPALTLGPIAEQIQYFSK, from the coding sequence ATGAATACAGAAATTTTAGGCATTATAGCAATGTTTGCTGTCACGTTAGTTATCGGAATATTTTTAGGTAAATACATAGCTAATGTTTATGGATACAAAAAAACTTTTCTTGATCCGGTTTTTGAACCCATTGAAAAGTTAATTTATAAAATTTCGGGAATTAATCCTGCCCGCCAGATGAACTGGAAACAGAATATGTATGCCATGCTGGCGATCAATCTGATCTGGTTCATCATTGGTTTTCTTCTTTTGCTGAATCAGGCCTGGCTGCCTTTAAATCCTGATGGAAACCCGAATATGTCTCCCGATCTGGCTTTTAATACAACCATTTCATTCTTGGTTAACTGTAATTTACAGCATTATTCGGGAGAAACCGGGGTAAGCTATTTGAGCCAGCTTTATCTGATGTTTTTACAGTTTGTAACCGCAGCAACAGGTATGGCGGCAATGGCTGTCCTTTTCAAAGCTTTTAAAGAAAAAACAAGTACAGAATTAGGGAACTTTTATGATTATTTCACAAAATCAATGATCAGAATCTTAGTTCCTATAAGTGTGATTGTTGCTTTAATTCTTTCTGTCAACGGAAGTCCTATGACTTTTGAAGGGAAGGATCATATCATCACATTGGAGGGACAGAAGGCTGATGTTTCCAGAGGTCCTGTATCTGCATTTGTTGCAATTAAACATTTAGGAACTAATGGAGGTGGATTTTTCGGAGCCAACTCGGCACATCCGCTTGAAAATCCTAATTATATCACCAATATGACAGAAATGGTTACTCAAATGATCATTCCTTTTGCATTGGTATTTGCCCTTGGTTTTTATCTGAATAAAAGAAAGCTGTCATGGGTGATCTTTACCGTAATGACAGTCGGTTTTCTCGCTCTTACCATTCCGAATGTTGTGAATGAAACAAGTGGAAATCCTCTGATTACACAAATGGGAGCAGACAGCAGCCTGGGAGCAATGGAGGGCAAAGAAATCCGCTTTGGAAGTGCTTCATCCGGCTATTGGAGTATTGCAACCACAGTTATCTCAACAGGATCTGTGAATTCCATGCATGACAGTACAATGCCTCTCTCGGGGATGAATGAGCTGCTTGCCATGATGATCAACTGCTTCTACGGAGGCTGCGGGGTTGGAATTCTGAACTACTTCATCTTTATCATTCTGGCTGTATTCATCAGTGGTCTGATGGTAGGGAGAACCCCTGAATTTATGGGGAAAAAGATTGAAGCCAAAGAGATGAAAATCGCTATGATTGTGGCTTTATTCCATCCTTTCTTAATTCTTGCAGGAACGGCTTTAACGGCCTATCTACCAGAATTTGGAGCAAAAACATTAAATAATCCAGGTTTCCATGGTTTCAGTGAAATGCTGTACGAATTTACTTCTTCCGCAGCGAATAACGGATCCGGATTTGAAGGACTTGGAGACAATACACCATGGTGGAATATCTCAACAGGAATTGTACTGTTGCTCTCAAGATTCATCCCGATTATAGGACCAGTAGCAATTGCAGGACTATTGGCACAGAAGAAATACATCCCTGAAAGCTCAGGAACACTGAAAACAGATACGGCTACTTTTGGCTTTATGACCCTGGCGGTGATTTTACTGATTGCAGCATTGTCATTCTTCCCTGCATTGACATTAGGTCCTATTGCAGAGCAGATTCAGTATTTCTCAAAATAA